TATCCCAATAAATTGTGATCGTTAATTTTGTGAAAGTGGGATTTGCCCGACGATTGAGATTTTAACGAGCCATCCAGTGGAATGCTACTTGAGGTGGAGAATGTCCTTTGTCTCTATAGTATAGAAAAGCACGACCTTAATTACTAAGAATGGCGGATGAATCATTGCTGAGGTTGACAAACCGTCACTGAGGCACTAAGAATAATATTTGCGATAATGAATATCTTCTATCCTCATTCGAGCTTGATAGGGCTCTGACAACATGCTAGTTGAGAAAATGAGCCGGACTTAGCCGGACAGTTTCAAGAATAAGATGGTAACGTAATTGATCGTGATTTGTAAAGAGGATAATATAATATATCTGTTACAATCTTCGTGACTAAATGAATCGGCATCATTGGAAGACACCGATGAAGATAGAGGATCTTCTCGCACGCGGCTAGCTCCACCGCTCATCACTGGTCAAATGGTGTCCAAGGGGCCGGAAGCCAGATTTTCACGGCGgccggttttttttttcgtttaccGGAGGTGAATCCGCCACACGTGGGAGGGGGCCGGGGTCCCACGCGAGGGGTTAGGGGCTAATAATTGGGAAGGGGGCCCACGTGCGGCCTACGTCAGCTCGTCTCgtgcgtgtgcgtgtgcgtgtgcgtgCGCGCGTGCGTGCGCGCGTTAATGTATTGCGCATGTGTTGCGGCGTTTCGATGATCGGGCTGTTCCTCTTTTCCGttttgtaaattcattttaaaaaaaaaagtcggataatctaactttttttttctcttcctaaaAATTGTCGAACCGGGCCTATAAATCTGGTTTGACTCACGCGAAACCATATGGAGCTGTCGGGTCGGACCCACCGCGGTATTTCTCGCGAGAAATTGGTCCCTCTATATCTCGTCCGATGAGTTAACGATGGCCACGTTTACTTCTATTTCCAACCtacctttatcttttttctctttattaattaaattaccaaaaaataatttttggtcgAATCGAAACCAAGAAAATTCactatataaatatgtatattaTTTCATGTATATTATTTCAGCTTGAGTCTCGATAATTCACAATAACTTTCATAACATAATGAggcaaaaaaaatttcgatgaTGACCTTTCCTTCTCTATCTTTCACATGATTTCCGATTCAATTTTTCTGAATAGTGGAATCACATGCATTGTATTTATCTTTACGTCTCAATTCATGGGTGTCGTAAATTTCTCTATGAAAATGCTTGAATTAGGGCTGGCGTGCAACTTCGAATTTCTTGGATGAGGAGGagtataaaaacaaaattttcatattttaatagcatatttttccttcttttcagcCCATCACTTTCTAGTGGCGTTGAATTTACATGGTATAGTTAAcgataaaataatatatatacacgTACGGAAGACCAGAAATTTCTCAATTGGTGGGGCCAGTCCCCGCAATATAATAACCAACCCCCACGTGtgcgatttttttcttttttattttattttattttatgttttggcCTTTCTAGTGAAGTTCAATCCATTTAGAAAACCACCTTTTGGTGTCAATTTATCGGtggaaattaataaagaaaaggaaaaagtggcACGACATCGGACAATCTTGGCCTTCCTTGCACGTTTCGAAAGTTAAGAGGTTTTTTTGGTCAATACCAAGGATTTGGCTATATAAGGCAccgaaaaattatattttccaaaGATTTTGTGTTTTCAAATTCCATCTCAGGCGTTCATTGAAAACAAAGTGGAAGCACGACTTTTATAATCCTTTGTGAGAAAAGTGGAAGTCCACCAATATACCATTCCAAGACAAATCAAGGCATTCGATAATGAGGCCGCACAAAAATAGTATTTCATTGAAGCTTGATTTCGTCAAACTAAGGCAAGAACTCAATTTGACCCTAAAGCCGAAAATTTGATATCGCAGCCAAATCTTGTCGACTTCAAGAAGCTAATTCGTCAAAGGCAGTGAAAATTATGAACTTGTTTTGATCCCTAGACCTTAATTTCATGcgtctcttcctcttttcttcatttttttttgtattgtttatggaaaaatgccaatttgaaaagaagaagcaaaatcaAGGGTCATCAATAATCTCTTCGTGCATTGGCAAGTGgacataaataattaaaaaaaatcacatattaaaaaccaaaaattaattaGGAAGGGGAGAAATCAAACGGTCAAAACCGATCCCCGTCAAAAGCGCGGATCGGGAGGGAGAGAAAGTGGGGGACAAAGGCTTTTTCCAAAGCGTTTTTTCGGTTTATTGAAAGCACacgactcctttttttttttttttttttttttcctttttttcgctTTGTTTTCAGTTCCCATACTTTCCACCATATGTGGCATGGTTTCTACCTAgaaggattttatttttttaaatgaatcactgagaaaattaaatgaattaatttaattaattgcaatccCATTAATGGGAACTGGATCCTCATTGGCTTGAGGGCTACGTTATTAAAAGCTAATGAAGTACGAggactatatatattttttaaagaacgGAAAAAGAGAGGAGTGCGAAATTTAAGGTTGCAAAGATCAATTTGCAAAGCCGGTTCACGACCTCGCACGTGAACATTTGAACGAGTAAGTCGTGTCAAGAATCAACGAAAACGGGTTACATGAACTCTGTAAACTGATCTGtaaagtgagagagagggatggaAGGGTCGCTAAGGACGGTCGTCCTCGACTTCAATTTTTAGCCGGCATGTCACGCTTTGCCGAATCTCGCACCGAGAGAGATATGGATCCAACACGAATCACTATTTGGACAGGGATTGGTTCTTGGGATCCAACATAAGTAAACAAGGATGGTTTCTTGGATCTAAAGATTTGAGCCTTTTAGGAGATACCAACCACTTTTTTTTGCTCCTGAGTTTGTCAATTGCCCAAATGAAGAGGTTGCTTTTTCCACCGTTGGTTGGTGGTCGTTTTCCGGAAGTCGCCATCTTCTGTTCGACCGGAAAGGCTGCCGTTGCGCCGGGTCAAGGAAGCTGTTGACATCCACGAATGATCACCCGATTGAAACTTGTCCTTCAAATTTCGCCACGGAATTTGCAGGCACCTGTTTTTTCCACTTCTGCtcggtcggtccggttctcaAGTGCTTTCGTGTTCACACTCAGCTTTCACCGTGCATTTGGTGCGGGACCAAAGTGCGCATAACAGTTCGTTATCCATGCGTCATCAGTCGTGCATAAAGTTAACGAGACCGGCGAGATCCAGGGACATGAGTAAACGCATTGCAGTAATTTTATAGGGTTACCGCTCATGGACATTGCTAGAACAGTTAGCTAATAATTCTACTACTCCAATGTCACACGCCATCTCTCGCCAAAATTCAACACTTATATacctttggatcttcaaattaACTTCTCTCAGCTTATCTATATCAGTCTCTAGCTCTTCATCTATCTTCAACTGTGAAGTCGGGCTCTATCGGCTTCTGCAACGAGCTAAGGATATCGATGTCGTTTCTGCAGCGTTGGCTCCCGCCCCTCGTAATGCCCGTGGCCAATCTCACCGCGTACACGAAGCCGGATCCTGTACGAGGCAAGGAGGAGATGCCATTTTGGTCCTGGGCCGGCTCCGAGATAGAAGCCACAAAGCTCTCCCTTCTCTTcagctcctctgcttctcttcgCCTTTTGTATCGGAACCATGCCGCTTGGACGAAGCACGCCGCCCACATCCTCCACTGGTGCGAGTGGAAGCGAAAGGTGTGCCTCAGCTGCTTGCTATGCAGCCTACGGAACTGCGAAGCCACGAACTTCAGGTCCTCCGCCACGAGAGCAAAGGCTTCGACCTCGCTTATAGCCTTTACGGTCCGCGTGGAAGATGGGAGGATAATGCTCGGGCGAGGATCGAGAGCCCACGTTAGCAGCTCCTCGCCGCAGAAATCGCCCGGGCCGATATGGCAAGAGTTGAAGAACCCAGTCCGACCGCCATTCGTCGTGTAGGAGTCCAAGTGGCCACGGATGATGAAGATCATTTCATTGACGGGATCACCTTCCCGAACCACGACCATTCCAGGGGTACCTAGAGAAGGCTTAAGCCTTTCACACATCGCATCGAGCATCCTCTCATCCATTTGATCGAACAGCGGTACCTAAATTTTGTTAGGAAGAGTAGGATAACGAAAATTAGACAAAAGACATTAGATGGAACTTGGTTTCTGGGAACATAATTGTATCAATCTCTATTCGACTCTGGCAAACCACTGAATTCACGTAATGTCAGCGCAAACAACTCGTGAAAGTGCCGCGGCGAAAGAACTCACTTGTCTCACTAAATTGAGGCATAGGTGGCGCTTAATGCCTCTACGTAGATCCAAGGGAAGGCTCCTTAAAATGGCTTCCTCATCGACTCCATGAGTGGTAACCCACCTGTACTGATCATACCTTCGGACACTCTGCTTCAGTCCGTGCGGCAATTGTCGGTGCTTCATCCACTGTTCCGTGTCTGTCCGCCTGATCCTCCACTCTTCCAGGCGCATCGTCGTCGATTGGAGATACGTCTGCACTTAAAGCCAAGTTCCTCAATAACACAATTGCTAAATCCTGGAAATCCCGTGCACTTGCAAACCGGCAAATAAACTGTATATCTTTTGAAGGATGTGAACATCTGACGCCTCTAGGCTCCAGGAAAAAATCCTAGGAATGACAACCTGCCTTGTTCATCCCATTTTCTAAAGTGAATTTCGGGATTCTTGTGAGTTTTGCAGAATGCTTCGAAGTGAAACTCGCCCATTACTCGATTTCCAACAGATGAGACCCTACAAGCAAGGTCGGACATTTAAGCCGATAGCTTACCTGCATATTCCCAATAAGCAGTCCAAAGAGCACTAATCCGAGGTTTGCAATTACGATGGCAAATGTTATTTCTCCGACATAAGTGCTCGTGAGGAGATTTTGCCCGAGCGAGCTGCAGTATTTCATCAAGGGTTTAGTTACAGGATTTGTCCATATGATCTTAAACAGCTTAATCGAATTGTGTCCTGAGACTAAAAGCTAACAGAAAAATTTTGACGACTATAATGTACGGTTACTCGCTAGATTGAGAATGGttcgaacaaaataaaattccacAACCACGATCAACTGAGCCAAATTTCGATACCTTAGATTTCTCAGGCCCCACCACAGGCAATAGAAGTACTTGTTGAAGAACCCTGAGTTTGTAACTCCAAAAGTCAATGCATCAGCATATATGCCGAACTCAAAGAAGTTGTCATTCGGATCACATAAGCCTGATATGTTGCTTGACCCAAACCAGGCGGCCCTACTCGGGTTGCCTACGCTCCGGCAATCAAAGTATGCAAAGCGGCACCGTGGTTCTTCCTGATTGCATAGTTTCCTCCAACACTCTTCTTGCCTTTCAATTGATAAAAGGTACCAAGACGATCCCAGAACCTGCAGACATTTGCGATACAACATATTGCTATATTAACAGCTGAACTGGGGAACGCCCAAAATGATTCCACTATCTAACCGTACAAGATGCATCTACGAAATTTGAGTGGCATGCATACTCAAAATCGATATGGTGTACTCTGGATGTTCAGAAATCGACAATAAAAAGGTGGAAAGAATCAACAAAAACCATGGactattttcaagaaatcaaTTGTGCAAGCATTAAACAGCACGCTGGCTAAGAAGAAGCAGGCACTACTCACATGGCTTGCCAACATGTACAGCATCAAGTTATAAGCAGCCCCAGCCCAGGCAGTTTCCGTCAACACCCCACTGGTCTTGACTATTTGAGATGAGAGCGGAAACAGAAGATACAGCCTCAGGAAGTACTGAATTATGATAATGAATCGAATCAGGTTCCTGGAGCTGACCACAGAAGAGCCCCTCAAATTCGGGATTGCCAGCCATATCAAAACCTGAAATTCACATCATGCGAGAGACTTGCATCACAAATAAAGGAATACTAACACACACGTTCAGTTAACGAACACGCTTGGAGCTACAGACCTAGTCGATAACATTTTGTCTTAACTGGCCTTAGGCGAACCAAAGGATTAATTGATTATTGCAGGATCAGCTACTGCATTAGGAGCAGGGCATCCATCGGTCAGTCAAATTAGTaaagtgaaattttcattaGCAACCCCTGATGATAAGCTTCTTCGTGCAGGTCTTGGAATACTATATGCAAAAGCTACGATGAATCATGAGTATCAAGCTAAATATCTAAAGCACTGATCTTTTGTCCTTGCAGGCTATTATTTTCAACTGAGTAAAGTCAGAGAAAGTTTCTCGGAAGCCAGAAATTAGTCGCTTACCTGTGGAAGAGGCAAGCATGCCAGGATGTCAGGCCAGAAATCTCTTTGCAGGTACCTCGAAGCAATCGTAGAAGCATCCACTATGAGCTCTCCTCTACCAAATACGCGAGAGGAAGGAGCAATGTAAGCCGTGTGAAACCGAACATATATCTGAATTATGTAAAACGCATCGACCGCTGAGCGAACAATGGTGAGGGCCACCTCGAGAGGTATGGATACATCAATGCAAATGTCCTCGTGGGCCCTCGGCAGGTAAAAGAAGAGAGGGtccacaaagagagagatcaaacATGCCACCAAGAAGATCTTGTTCCACCTATTGATTATGGGTCCTCGAGGATCCAATATGTTCGTGTCTACCACGTCGTAGTCCTCAGAGAAAACTCTGGAGAGCTCTTTTCCGCGCCAGGATTTTCTGAGGGCACCCTTCTCGGGCCAGAAATCAGCATTGTGCCACCCTCTGATCTTACTGGTAAATGTGAAGTCATGACCTCCTGTATCTGACTGCACAGAGTCAGCTGTTTCGGTATCATCTTGAAATCTGAAAAGcgcaaaatgaaggcattcggTGAAACAGAACTCAGATGATCTAACCAATGCATGTATCAATTTATTTGATTCGCTACTGTCAATGAGGCAAGCAACGAAATGTGAGACTGCTTAAACAAGCAGATAAATAATTACACTTTGGGTAAACAGATTTTGCTACTTAATACTGCTAGTTGACTCACCTCACTGATTTCGGACTACCGGAAGACATGGCTTCGAAGAGAAAGAGACAAAGAAATGCCGTTGATTGTTACAACTCAAGAGGGTCTTCTCTGCAAGAAATAGCGGTCGAAAGAACATCTCAGATATGAAGAATACTGTCCACAAACCAGAAATCCGAGGTCTCAACCACACGATTTCGAACTTATTTTAGCGAGAATCACGTTAAAGATGAAGCACATCATCCTTTGACAAGTTCAAAACAATCCTTTTTCGTTTCGAAGAAAAACATGTGAGGCCGTGAACTCGTCATCAAGTAAAGAGTAGATGAGGCAAAATCTTGACTTTCCCAACCAACATTAAATAAGATCACGGTCATGTTATAATCACCGCCAGCACAGGACCCTGAAAAGGGAATTCCAGAAGCGCGTCAACCGATCCAAAGGAGTGGCTGAGTTCAAATTGCATACAAAAGTCGAACTTTTGCGTTTCCGTGAGCATGAATGGCGCTGAATCTAAGAAGACTTGTGCCCTTTTTCTCCCTTACTTTATTGGTCCACTTGATGGACAAGGGCTGCTACGTATCTCATGGCTCGTGAACTGGTGATACATACATAAAGAGAGAATCGAGAAGTGAGGTGCTTTTCAATAATTCAATCAACAAGTTCAAAAATACTCACAGCCGATCTACGGTCATGGCTATTTTCTTCTTAGTCCGACATGTCTTAGGATACTTGAAACTGCAGAGGTTGGGGGACTTGCATTTCTTGTATGAAAAAAGCATCCAAGACCATGTGAAACAGAGGAAGATATGGTGACACCGTTTTCTTTTCTGGCGACCCaagttttggtttttcttctgCAACCTTGGAGGATTTGATGAGTTCGCATTTTTCAGAATcatgagaaaatggaaaatgacaACACCTGATTCCAGTTCTtggaaacgagagagagagagagagagaacagaccAAAAGAAGGAATATCTCGGATTATATCGAGGCCATGAAATTTTAAGAAAGCAGAACAGGCTTGAGAGAGAAGCAAATACAGTCCAGCTCAAAGTTCTCGGAGAAGAAGGAACAAGATTCAGCCCAGAGCAAGAAATGAACCATTCAGCAAGGATAGAAAATCTTATGAGATTCATGgactttttttccaaaatcttcTGCATCACTCGCCATCAAACATTCACTTTAACCGATTTATAAAAGTTGTAATATGATCGGGGGCTTTGCACCTATAGTTATGTACTATGAAATGCTATACTTTATGATGTGACaattcgaaaagaaaaagattaccTTACATCAGACGAAAATTAGAGGAAAGGAATTATACATATTTTAAactacaattttttcttttaaatgataGGATGTCTTTAGCCAATTTAAAAGCTAATTAATAAGCAAAGTTTCATGATATTGATGCGCCATAATGTTGTACCGTGTATTCAAGATGTTGAGAATCGAAACATTTAGTATTACATTTAATTAGCATCTTGAGAATCAAAGCACTTCTCCGTCAAACATGTTCAtaagatattttgaaattaaagggtgtaaaatatatctttcaaaaaatttcttttggggACAGATTATGTGTTTCAACTTTAGATAGTAGGGAATGCAATTGAGGAAAATCATCAAGgtgattttcataattttttttattatcaaaattcgGTTTAACAAAAGGTATTTAATGATTAGGAGGGGCTCTTTCTTCCAACCCGACAAGGAGGTGAATATTGTCAAATTTCAGAAGGGGTATTTGACTTTTGACCATTCTATTGTTCTTGGGATCTCGGAAGGTCGGTCAATTCCCAATCCTTTTTGAGCAGGTTGTGGTTCATGACCGTCCATCATACGTTacctataaaaatatattttcgtATAGGCAAAATTACACTAAAATTCCTGTTTTTCTTTAAGGTTCGCTTTGACCTTCATCcctcgttttcttttttgccattaTTTTAATCACGGTACAATTCTTAAGGGACAATATTTAATTTTGATCTTTAAATCTCGTTCCAATGAAAAAGAGTAGCCACTATATTTTCCTCCTGTAGCggttagaaaaatcaatttgatttccGTTCAGAATTTTATAGACATGTGAAATCAAAATCTGCTgtttaataaatgaatgaaaaaagtCCATGTGTTTGCGCTCGTACAAAAAACTTGAAGTAGCCGTTTTGAAGCCACGTGGCGTGACATCAATTTTTGGCTAGTGTATGCATAGATTCCAATCATAGTGCGTTGATTAGCAAATGAATCAAGTGCAGCAGGAGTTTGAAAACTTGCATTATTCCGGCACCTGGGTTCTAAGGCTTTTCGTTCCCTATATTTGAATCTTAAAAGTGGTCGTCGTTTGTTAATATTCCACTAAATTaactgattaaaaaaaaattaaattaaagctTCCTGCAACTTTTTTGGTCCCTGTGGTCGTAATGATAAGCCGactaaacttttagaacaaagTATGGATGGTTCAACATGAAACATCTTCATGTTAAAAATTGCTCATGACAATTAAAGAAATAagctaaaaactaaaaagagaaTAGGGAAGATTAACACAAGTTGACTGAAGCTAATCGAAAAGACTAATGGGGCTGGTCggttttattataaaaaacaaTTGAGGACGAGAGTTAAAGGGCtgctgaaaaaaaataaaagggagacTTCAAGtgttttgtcttcttgttcCAGATCAGctcttcaccatgaacaaaaatttgaagttctgCTAGTTGCTGAATATTGAGTAAAAGTGTgcgtgtgttcttgtgtctttgagacacgaggaagaaaaacaattctCTCGTTCAGGctgtgactattatacatcaagaatacaaCGGATTGTttcacgtgattgctagcacgatcgaagtggtgaACATCCGAAAATTCTCTCTTCTGTTCggcgttcgttgttggtgtgtacGAACTAGAGATCCGacacttgtgggactcgaactgtggaacatccgaaccgacttgtttcaaagcgcgcttcgagaggtatttcgtttaactctcttttatgtttagatttttattaaaaaacgcacgaacaacgccttaggagaatcatgtgtaatatatatctttgtttccgccgcgttcatttcgttaatttctcttatacatgattcttgaaaccccaacagtggtatcagagccaaccttaggcgtttttcgtgcgtttaattgatttgtagttcaaatatatttttgcgttctaatggccaatttattttgttaagaaGGTGGTTCTCTTACCTTatatgtggcctatagaagttgattaatttatgtgataaatttaatcaactaagcaaaaatagaactaaatcaattttgaatcaaaaatccataacttgttatactttgtgtttatattctacaaatgatatgcagaattttatgcatgccttccagagctttaaattttgaatttatggctcgtaaggaaggagtgatgatcatggaaaaatcctaaatgttgtgattgttgtatggatgaatgtatgatgattactgGTATTCTTTTtagggatgtaattattaaatggaggctgcgtccttcctttgattttactttaatttttattgatatgtaattttagtatagtttagtatttcaattgttgttgtaaatactacaagagaggagccattggaggagccattaaaccggtgagctctttgggcccggtctttgaagtgttcaaagattgaagaaaaagtgaagagcaggtcactattattaaaacattaaaattgctaaatgggtctctttggctcgagacccattgaaccataattccatgatcaccacataggatagatattatgtgatatctatttatttattgtgtttatggtatcgtgcatgttaaaccggttaatgtgcaaagtgaggccgttaataacgacccaaatctccttataaagaatattaagtcgaaacgggtttcggactcgtggccttccatcggcgtggtttgatccaatattatagtggttaactaaccgattatggatacataggggttaattaccatttataatattggaccactccattatgcatatgatctTTGTGGGGTTGGAGCTAAATGATTTCCAATAAGCTGTTAGGTGAgggaatcatttgtgttttcaatacttgcatgagacgatgggctagacttaactataatcatgatgccaataactgttaggtgaggctttcatggtctagaggccgaagttatgattgggactcgcatatgatgcgttgaatAAGCTAGTTCACTCACTAAattcataggacaccaataactgttaggtgaggtggactttgggctagtgggactcaaatccccactagtaatctttacccaacgaagattaccgcttcccatcttaaggagtatgggattcgaatataaatttagtcgtaggatctatttcatttaaagaccaaaatgaaatagttattatgaaaagtacaacggctaacaatttattttctgcaacgagatatattattactctgaaaatggtgaccacaaacccactcgcttctatacttgacaagaattgtttgactggacccaatttcactgactgggtgaagaatttgagaattgttctcaattcagaaaaaattgggtatgtgcttgatgaaaagatgtcaACCTCATTTcctgagggtgggacccaagaggagcgtgtcacttatgataagtggcgtgatgatgacttaaaagttaggtcatatactTGCTtcgatgaataatgaattacaaaaTAAGTATGAATTTATGGAAGATGCtaggtcgatcattttgcatttaaaggaatactttgatgagaatggtcgaacctctagatatgagatatctaaggcattgtacttgtatgaggatggctgaaggatcatctgttaatgatcatgctttgaaaatgatctggcacatgaagaattggctaggctcaATCttgttatggacaatgagttagctgtggatttgatcctccaatctttacccgattccttctttggttttgtccaaaacttccataTGCATAAGATGGAaaaaactcttgctgagttacatagcatgttggtagtttatgagaaggaaatgcataacacgaggccaaatgtagtggctatggttaaggcttcttcttcaaaaggtaagaccgttttaaagaagaataaatggaagaggcaCATCAAACACatttgtgcaaccaaaacccatgattgataaagggaaatgtcattactatggtgtcaaagggcactgGAGGAGGAACTGTAGGAGGTACCTCGCGaacttgaaggtcaagcccaagaaccgaccttatgaaggtatggtgtttatgcttattgaaactaatcttatggttagtgctaaatccagctcatgggttctagattctgctgcaacttcatatatttgtatg
The sequence above is drawn from the Eucalyptus grandis isolate ANBG69807.140 chromosome 11, ASM1654582v1, whole genome shotgun sequence genome and encodes:
- the LOC104427319 gene encoding protein CNGC15b, with product MSSGSPKSVRFQDDTETADSVQSDTGGHDFTFTSKIRGWHNADFWPEKGALRKSWRGKELSRVFSEDYDVVDTNILDPRGPIINRWNKIFLVACLISLFVDPLFFYLPRAHEDICIDVSIPLEVALTIVRSAVDAFYIIQIYVRFHTAYIAPSSRVFGRGELIVDASTIASRYLQRDFWPDILACLPLPQVLIWLAIPNLRGSSVVSSRNLIRFIIIIQYFLRLYLLFPLSSQIVKTSGVLTETAWAGAAYNLMLYMLASHVLGSSWYLLSIERQEECWRKLCNQEEPRCRFAYFDCRSVGNPSRAAWFGSSNISGLCDPNDNFFEFGIYADALTFGVTNSGFFNKYFYCLWWGLRNLSSLGQNLLTSTYVGEITFAIVIANLGLVLFGLLIGNMQTYLQSTTMRLEEWRIRRTDTEQWMKHRQLPHGLKQSVRRYDQYRWVTTHGVDEEAILRSLPLDLRRGIKRHLCLNLVRQVPLFDQMDERMLDAMCERLKPSLGTPGMVVVREGDPVNEMIFIIRGHLDSYTTNGGRTGFFNSCHIGPGDFCGEELLTWALDPRPSIILPSSTRTVKAISEVEAFALVAEDLKFVASQFRRLHSKQLRHTFRFHSHQWRMWAACFVQAAWFRYKRRREAEELKRRESFVASISEPAQDQNGISSLPRTGSGFVYAVRLATGITRGGSQRCRNDIDILSSLQKPIEPDFTVEDR